One genomic region from Panthera tigris isolate Pti1 chromosome D1, P.tigris_Pti1_mat1.1, whole genome shotgun sequence encodes:
- the LPXN gene encoding leupaxin isoform X2 — MHDGKDALLEELERSTLQDSDESSSPAPLSLDQHSRKETDLAETSGVPSVQNDTSPLLVQLVYTTHIQEPNIYSEVQEPNKAQLPPKTSAAAQLDELMAHLCDMQTQVAAKADASKKHLANKQDQKASLDSMLGGLEQDLQDLGIATVPKGHCASCQKPIAGKAIHALGQAWHPEHFVCAHCKEEIGCSPFFERSGLAYCPKDYHHLFSPRCAYCAAPILDKVLTAMNQTWHPEHFFCSHCGEVFGAEGFHEKDKKPYCRKDFLAMFSPKCGGCNRPVLENYLSAMDTVWHPECFVCGDCFSSFSAGSFFELDGRPYCELHYHQRRGTLCRGCGQPITGRCISAMGHKFHPEHFVCAFCLTQLSKGVFREQDDKTYCQPCFHKLFPL, encoded by the exons ATGCCTTGTTGGAGGAACTGGAACGCTCCACTCTCCAGGACAGTGATGAATCCTCCAGCCCAGCTCCTCTTTCCCTGGATCAGCATTCCAGAAAGGAGACTGACCTTGCTGAGACTTCAGGTGTCCCTTCTGTTCAGAATGATACAAGTCCCTTGCTG GTACAGCTCGTGTATACGACCCATATCCAGGAGCCCAATATCTACAG TGAGGTCCAAGAGCCAAACAAAGCCCAGCTGCCTCCTAAAACCTCAGCAGCTGCCCAGCTGGATGAGCTTATGGCCCATCTGTGTGACATGCAGACCCAG GTTGCAGCGAAAGCAGATGCCAGCAAGAAGCACTTAGCAAACAAGCAGGATCAGAAAGCCTCCCTGGACTCAATGCTGGGGGGGTTGGAGCAGGACCTGCAGGACCTTGGAATTGCCACAGTGCCCAAGGGCCACTGTGCTTCCTGTCAGAAGCCGATTGCTGGCAAG GCGATCCACGCTCTGGGGCAAGCGTGGCACCCGGAGCACTTCGTCTGCGCTCACTGCAAAGAGGAGATTGGCTGCAGCCCCTTCTTCGAGCGCAGTGGCTTGGCCTACTGCCCCAAGGACTACCACCACCTTTTCTCCCCGCGCTGTGCTTACTGCGCTGCTCCCATCCTGGAC AAAGTGCTGACGGCAATGAACCAGACCTGGCATCCGGAGCATTTCTTCTGCTCGCACTGCGGAGAGGTGTTCGGGGCGGAAG GCTTTCACGAGAAGGACAAGAAGCCGTACTGCCGGAAGGATTTCTTAGCCATGTTCTCACCCAAGTGTGGTGGCTGCAACCGCCCAGTGTTGGAAAACTACCTTTCAGCCATGGACACCGTCTGGCACCCGGAATGCTTTGTTTGTGGG gactgCTTCAGCAGTTTTTCTGCTGGATCCTTCTTTGAACTGGACGGACGTCCCTACTGTGAGCTGCATTACCACCAGCGCCGAGGAACACTGTGCCGCGGGTGCGGGCAGCCCATCACCGGCCGCTGCATCAGTGCCATGGGCCACAAGTTCCATCCTGAGCACTTTGTCTGTGCTTTCTGCCTGACACAGTTGTCAAAAGGCGTCTTCAGGGAGCAGGATGACAAGACCTACTGTCAACCCTGCTTCCACAAACTCTTCCCACTGTAA
- the LPXN gene encoding leupaxin isoform X1: MLFRSVPLQSSSAHAKTVPHNLWDQRILGCVTMEELDALLEELERSTLQDSDESSSPAPLSLDQHSRKETDLAETSGVPSVQNDTSPLLVQLVYTTHIQEPNIYSEVQEPNKAQLPPKTSAAAQLDELMAHLCDMQTQVAAKADASKKHLANKQDQKASLDSMLGGLEQDLQDLGIATVPKGHCASCQKPIAGKAIHALGQAWHPEHFVCAHCKEEIGCSPFFERSGLAYCPKDYHHLFSPRCAYCAAPILDKVLTAMNQTWHPEHFFCSHCGEVFGAEGFHEKDKKPYCRKDFLAMFSPKCGGCNRPVLENYLSAMDTVWHPECFVCGDCFSSFSAGSFFELDGRPYCELHYHQRRGTLCRGCGQPITGRCISAMGHKFHPEHFVCAFCLTQLSKGVFREQDDKTYCQPCFHKLFPL, encoded by the exons ATGCCTTGTTGGAGGAACTGGAACGCTCCACTCTCCAGGACAGTGATGAATCCTCCAGCCCAGCTCCTCTTTCCCTGGATCAGCATTCCAGAAAGGAGACTGACCTTGCTGAGACTTCAGGTGTCCCTTCTGTTCAGAATGATACAAGTCCCTTGCTG GTACAGCTCGTGTATACGACCCATATCCAGGAGCCCAATATCTACAG TGAGGTCCAAGAGCCAAACAAAGCCCAGCTGCCTCCTAAAACCTCAGCAGCTGCCCAGCTGGATGAGCTTATGGCCCATCTGTGTGACATGCAGACCCAG GTTGCAGCGAAAGCAGATGCCAGCAAGAAGCACTTAGCAAACAAGCAGGATCAGAAAGCCTCCCTGGACTCAATGCTGGGGGGGTTGGAGCAGGACCTGCAGGACCTTGGAATTGCCACAGTGCCCAAGGGCCACTGTGCTTCCTGTCAGAAGCCGATTGCTGGCAAG GCGATCCACGCTCTGGGGCAAGCGTGGCACCCGGAGCACTTCGTCTGCGCTCACTGCAAAGAGGAGATTGGCTGCAGCCCCTTCTTCGAGCGCAGTGGCTTGGCCTACTGCCCCAAGGACTACCACCACCTTTTCTCCCCGCGCTGTGCTTACTGCGCTGCTCCCATCCTGGAC AAAGTGCTGACGGCAATGAACCAGACCTGGCATCCGGAGCATTTCTTCTGCTCGCACTGCGGAGAGGTGTTCGGGGCGGAAG GCTTTCACGAGAAGGACAAGAAGCCGTACTGCCGGAAGGATTTCTTAGCCATGTTCTCACCCAAGTGTGGTGGCTGCAACCGCCCAGTGTTGGAAAACTACCTTTCAGCCATGGACACCGTCTGGCACCCGGAATGCTTTGTTTGTGGG gactgCTTCAGCAGTTTTTCTGCTGGATCCTTCTTTGAACTGGACGGACGTCCCTACTGTGAGCTGCATTACCACCAGCGCCGAGGAACACTGTGCCGCGGGTGCGGGCAGCCCATCACCGGCCGCTGCATCAGTGCCATGGGCCACAAGTTCCATCCTGAGCACTTTGTCTGTGCTTTCTGCCTGACACAGTTGTCAAAAGGCGTCTTCAGGGAGCAGGATGACAAGACCTACTGTCAACCCTGCTTCCACAAACTCTTCCCACTGTAA